A DNA window from Shewanella baltica contains the following coding sequences:
- a CDS encoding LysR family transcriptional regulator: protein MDRLEAAKVFVTIVERGSMISAANALDMSRSMVTRYLSEMEEWSGARLLHRSTRSLSLTPAGEQVLDYCHRLLELANEVPAVSHASVAIPRGLLRISCSQFLAHQILAPVVHQYLASYPQASVNIHVSSQTVDLVAERIDLAIRITNELDPNLIARRLGECESVVCAAPSYLAARAAVLHPEDLTQHNCLTYSYFGDVMWRFYQADLAAKQAQALNSDPKLNQGQAFNVPVNGNFSANDSMVVLNATLAGEGIAMQPLWAARPYLDSGQLVPLLTEFMPQSLGVYGVYQSRKHMQPALRVMMDMLVAYFASLK, encoded by the coding sequence ATGGATAGACTCGAAGCGGCTAAGGTGTTTGTGACTATTGTCGAGCGCGGCAGCATGATCAGCGCCGCTAATGCCTTAGATATGTCGCGTTCTATGGTGACCCGTTACTTGAGCGAAATGGAAGAATGGTCCGGTGCTAGATTGTTGCATCGTTCGACGCGCAGCCTCAGCTTAACGCCAGCGGGTGAGCAAGTACTGGATTACTGCCATCGACTGCTCGAATTGGCTAATGAAGTGCCAGCGGTGAGTCATGCTTCGGTGGCGATTCCGCGCGGATTATTGCGCATTAGCTGCTCCCAGTTTTTGGCGCATCAGATTTTAGCGCCCGTGGTGCACCAATACTTAGCCAGTTATCCGCAGGCGAGTGTGAATATCCACGTGAGTAGCCAAACTGTCGATCTGGTCGCCGAGCGGATTGATCTGGCGATTCGCATCACCAATGAACTCGATCCCAACCTTATCGCAAGGCGCTTGGGGGAATGTGAATCTGTGGTGTGCGCTGCACCGAGTTATCTTGCCGCGCGTGCCGCCGTGCTGCATCCCGAAGATTTGACCCAGCATAATTGCTTAACCTATTCCTACTTTGGCGATGTGATGTGGCGGTTTTATCAAGCCGATCTGGCTGCGAAACAGGCTCAGGCGCTGAACTCCGATCCTAAGTTAAACCAAGGGCAGGCGTTTAATGTGCCTGTGAATGGCAATTTCAGCGCCAATGATTCTATGGTGGTACTTAATGCCACGCTGGCAGGTGAGGGGATTGCAATGCAACCGCTGTGGGCGGCGAGACCCTATTTAGATTCGGGTCAGTTAGTGCCTTTGTTAACTGAGTTCATGCCGCAGTCACTGGGTGTGTATGGCGTATATCAATCTCGCAAACATATGCAGCCTGCACTTAGGGTGATGATGGACATGCTGGTGGCTTATTTTGCCAGTTTGAAATAG
- a CDS encoding DsbA family protein, producing the protein MTTPTTHSASTASSTPTAKVRTLHAIIDPLCGWCYAAAPLLDAAAKAGFTIKLHGGGMLTGPRRKQIDANWRDYVMPHDLRISELTGQPFGEKYFDGLLRDTTVVLDSAPPIKAMLAVNAMGGDSLAYLHSVQLAHYRDGHSASDEGNLASLAAELGLDPITFAQHYAQGDDKLYEHIVESRALLNLIGAQGFPSMAIEDDDGNITAININRFYGQPAQWLSHLEAQFES; encoded by the coding sequence ATGACTACCCCAACAACTCATTCTGCTAGCACGGCCAGCAGCACACCAACGGCCAAAGTGCGTACTCTGCACGCGATTATCGACCCTTTATGTGGTTGGTGTTATGCCGCAGCGCCGTTACTCGATGCTGCAGCCAAAGCTGGCTTTACCATTAAGCTTCACGGCGGCGGTATGCTCACAGGCCCAAGACGCAAACAAATCGATGCCAACTGGCGCGACTATGTTATGCCCCACGATCTGCGCATTAGCGAACTAACCGGCCAGCCTTTTGGTGAAAAATACTTTGATGGTCTGCTGCGCGATACCACAGTCGTACTCGACTCGGCGCCCCCCATTAAAGCCATGCTCGCAGTCAATGCTATGGGCGGCGACAGTTTGGCCTATCTACACTCAGTACAACTGGCCCATTACCGCGATGGTCACAGCGCCAGTGATGAAGGTAATCTCGCCAGCTTAGCCGCTGAACTTGGGCTCGACCCTATAACCTTTGCACAGCATTATGCCCAAGGAGATGACAAGCTGTATGAGCATATCGTTGAATCCAGAGCATTATTGAATTTGATAGGCGCCCAAGGTTTCCCTTCGATGGCTATAGAGGATGATGATGGCAACATCACCGCCATTAATATCAACCGCTTCTACGGCCAGCCCGCCCAGTGGCTAAGCCATCTTGAAGCACAGTTTGAGTCATAA
- a CDS encoding metallophosphoesterase has protein sequence MRINSMPVGAHPITLSITRLSRASQWILKRHRKFASLLWLVTALPFVSLSFNSFAANTSEAEPELKIQESSVTDGPYVFLDNAQKDTAYWICQSELKQTPIAKAQLTRPASCGELPEPHLHTLAATVEPDTFTHVSKIVALSDVHGQFDVMINLLKAHKIIDKDNHWAFGDGHMVMTGDMFDRGHQVNEVLWFLYALDQEAQAAGGRLHLLMGNHEQMVFRGDLRYVNERYQVSADLLKRHYDALYNKDTEIGQWLRSKHTLVKINNILFMHGGISPEWVERKLHISEANQLFRQHLDDKKAELKKDDLLNFLFFTNGPTWYRGYFKDELKESDIDSILNYFKVEHIVVGHTSQEQVLGLYHNKIIAIDSSIKNGQSGELLLIDAGKLSRGLYQGEQVSL, from the coding sequence ATGCGAATCAATTCGATGCCAGTCGGGGCTCACCCAATCACACTCTCTATCACCCGACTGAGCCGAGCCAGCCAATGGATACTCAAGCGACATAGAAAATTCGCGTCCCTGTTATGGCTTGTTACCGCGCTTCCCTTTGTCTCACTCTCCTTTAACTCATTCGCGGCCAATACCAGTGAGGCCGAGCCAGAACTAAAGATTCAAGAAAGCAGCGTCACCGATGGCCCTTATGTGTTTTTGGACAATGCTCAAAAAGACACTGCCTATTGGATTTGCCAGAGTGAGCTTAAACAAACGCCGATTGCGAAGGCGCAGTTAACTCGCCCTGCCAGTTGCGGTGAATTACCAGAGCCCCATCTTCACACACTAGCTGCCACCGTTGAGCCCGATACCTTTACTCATGTCAGCAAAATTGTCGCCCTTAGCGATGTACACGGCCAGTTTGATGTAATGATTAACTTGCTAAAAGCCCATAAGATTATCGACAAAGATAACCACTGGGCCTTTGGTGACGGTCATATGGTAATGACGGGTGACATGTTTGACCGTGGCCATCAAGTCAATGAAGTATTGTGGTTTTTATATGCCTTAGATCAAGAAGCCCAAGCTGCGGGCGGGCGCTTACATCTACTCATGGGCAACCACGAGCAAATGGTGTTTCGCGGCGACTTACGCTACGTCAACGAACGCTACCAAGTCTCGGCAGATTTACTCAAACGCCACTACGATGCGCTCTACAACAAAGACACAGAAATCGGCCAATGGCTTCGCAGCAAACACACCTTAGTCAAAATCAATAATATCTTGTTTATGCACGGCGGCATCAGCCCTGAATGGGTCGAGCGTAAATTACATATCAGCGAGGCTAACCAACTATTTCGTCAGCATTTAGATGATAAAAAAGCCGAGTTGAAGAAAGATGATTTACTCAACTTTCTGTTTTTTACCAATGGCCCGACTTGGTATCGCGGTTACTTTAAAGATGAACTGAAAGAGTCGGATATCGATAGCATACTGAACTATTTCAAGGTCGAGCATATTGTCGTTGGACACACATCGCAGGAGCAAGTGCTTGGTCTCTATCACAATAAAATCATTGCGATAGACAGCAGCATTAAGAATGGTCAATCCGGTGAACTGTTACTTATTGACGCCGGCAAACTCAGCCGCGGTCTGTATCAGGGTGAGCAGGTTTCGCTATAA
- the ribD gene encoding bifunctional diaminohydroxyphosphoribosylaminopyrimidine deaminase/5-amino-6-(5-phosphoribosylamino)uracil reductase RibD, giving the protein MSLNISWSVLDTQMMSRAIQLARKGFYTTRPNPSVGCVIVKDNQIVGEGYHQKAGEPHAEVHALRMAGEHARGATAYVTLEPCSHYGRTPPCALALINIGVKRVVVAVEDPNPQVGGRGIQMLRDAGIEVDVGLHRDEAYALNLGFMKRMESGLPRVTVKLAASLDGKTALSNGVSKWITGPESRRDVQRLRLRSCALVTGIETILADDPSLNVRYRELGGIKDSVTEAQLLQPLRVILDSRARLPLSAACLAIVSSILLVSTVAYPAEFQAQLPSHVSCLVLPAIAGRVSLPELLSYLGQSCNHVLVEAGATLAGAFLAEGLADELVLYQAMKILGGQGRNLLQLPDYQTMAQIPALTLVDERKLGPDTRLILSVKLDTSLFN; this is encoded by the coding sequence ATGAGCTTGAACATAAGTTGGTCCGTACTCGATACCCAAATGATGAGCCGCGCGATTCAATTGGCGCGCAAAGGCTTTTACACCACGAGACCCAATCCCAGTGTGGGCTGCGTTATCGTTAAAGATAATCAGATCGTCGGCGAAGGTTATCATCAAAAAGCGGGTGAGCCCCACGCCGAAGTGCATGCACTACGTATGGCTGGCGAACACGCCCGCGGCGCAACGGCCTATGTCACCTTAGAGCCTTGCAGCCATTATGGCCGCACGCCGCCCTGCGCCTTGGCACTGATCAATATTGGCGTTAAGCGTGTGGTGGTGGCGGTGGAAGATCCTAATCCGCAAGTGGGTGGTCGCGGTATTCAAATGCTGCGCGACGCCGGTATTGAAGTGGATGTGGGATTACACCGCGATGAAGCTTATGCCTTGAATTTAGGTTTTATGAAGCGCATGGAATCAGGTTTACCCAGAGTTACAGTCAAATTAGCTGCGAGTCTCGATGGTAAAACCGCGCTGTCTAACGGTGTGTCTAAATGGATTACCGGGCCTGAATCTCGCCGCGACGTGCAGCGCTTACGCTTACGTTCCTGCGCGTTGGTGACTGGGATTGAAACCATACTGGCTGACGATCCCTCACTCAATGTACGATATCGAGAGCTTGGCGGCATAAAAGACAGCGTAACCGAGGCGCAATTACTGCAGCCATTAAGAGTGATACTCGATAGTCGCGCCCGTTTGCCGTTATCGGCTGCCTGTTTGGCTATCGTATCGTCGATACTCTTGGTCTCGACCGTGGCTTATCCCGCAGAGTTTCAAGCACAATTGCCCTCCCATGTGAGTTGCCTCGTGTTACCTGCGATTGCAGGTCGCGTATCCTTACCTGAACTATTAAGCTATTTAGGCCAAAGTTGTAATCACGTGCTGGTGGAAGCGGGTGCAACCTTAGCGGGCGCTTTTTTAGCAGAGGGGCTGGCCGATGAATTAGTGCTGTACCAAGCGATGAAAATCCTTGGTGGGCAAGGGCGTAATCTGCTGCAGCTACCCGATTATCAAACCATGGCGCAAATTCCTGCATTAACTTTGGTCGATGAGCGCAAATTAGGGCCAGATACCCGTTTAATCTTGAGCGTTAAGCTTGATACTTCTTTATTTAATTAA
- a CDS encoding MBL fold metallo-hydrolase produces MNTSTYAIRNTVNATLKASSKISLAATLLLAGLGVVNAAPLQVSHFNPGENSIFAVSSSFISGEHEMMLVDAQFQNNDAQTLVDTIKASGKKLTQVYISHSDPDFYFGLAVIKKNFPDAQIVATQTTVDAIKASMEGKLAYWGPILKDNAPSELVLPKAIHSDTFTIDGEQVIIEGFNDKHPKHTFLWVPSAKTITGGVEVFDNTHVWMADTQTTAERQEWLTHLDAMEKLLPTTVIPGHYLGEARFDTRAIGFTRDYVKAFEVAAKASKDSAELIQKMLALYPQMPADAGLEISAKVYMGEMTWPM; encoded by the coding sequence ATGAACACATCGACCTATGCTATACGCAACACAGTTAACGCCACATTGAAGGCCTCGTCTAAAATCAGTCTAGCCGCTACCTTGCTGCTAGCGGGACTCGGTGTGGTCAATGCGGCACCATTGCAAGTGAGCCATTTTAATCCGGGCGAAAACAGCATCTTTGCCGTGTCATCGAGCTTTATCAGCGGCGAACACGAAATGATGTTAGTCGATGCGCAATTTCAAAATAACGATGCCCAAACCTTGGTTGATACGATTAAGGCCAGCGGTAAAAAGCTGACTCAGGTATATATCAGCCATAGTGACCCTGACTTTTATTTCGGCTTAGCCGTGATTAAAAAGAATTTCCCCGATGCACAAATTGTCGCGACTCAAACCACAGTCGATGCCATTAAAGCCTCAATGGAAGGCAAGCTCGCCTACTGGGGTCCGATTTTAAAGGACAATGCGCCAAGTGAATTAGTGTTACCTAAGGCGATTCACAGCGACACTTTCACCATCGACGGTGAGCAAGTGATTATCGAAGGTTTTAATGATAAACATCCTAAACACACTTTCCTGTGGGTACCATCGGCAAAAACCATTACAGGTGGCGTAGAAGTATTTGATAACACGCATGTTTGGATGGCTGACACTCAAACTACCGCAGAGCGTCAGGAATGGTTAACTCATTTAGATGCGATGGAAAAACTGCTGCCGACCACAGTGATCCCGGGGCACTATTTAGGCGAAGCGCGATTTGATACCCGTGCCATCGGTTTTACCCGTGACTATGTAAAAGCCTTTGAAGTCGCAGCAAAAGCCTCGAAAGATTCAGCCGAATTAATCCAAAAGATGCTGGCGCTATACCCACAAATGCCAGCCGATGCAGGGCTTGAAATCAGCGCCAAAGTTTACATGGGCGAAATGACCTGGCCTATGTAA
- the glyA gene encoding serine hydroxymethyltransferase — protein MLKKDMNIADYDPELFKAIQNETLRQEEHIELIASENYTSPRVMEAQGSQLTNKYAEGYPGKRYYGGCEYVDVVETLAIERAKELFGATYANVQPHSGSQANSAVYMALLKPGDTVLGMNLAHGGHLTHGSPVNFSGKLYNIIPYGIDESGKIDYDEMERLAVEHKPKMMIGGFSAYSGIVDWAKMREIADKIGAYLFVDMAHVAGLIAAGVYPNPVPHAHVVTSTTHKTLAGPRGGVILSAADDEDLYKKLNSAVFPGGQGGPLMHVIAGKAVAFKEALEPEFKVYQQQVVNNAKAMVEVFLERGYKIVSGGTSNHLMLVDLIGRDLTGKEADAALGSANITVNKNSVPNDPRSPFVTSGVRIGTPAITRRGFKEAESKELTGWICDILDDASNPAVIERVKGQVLALCARFPVYG, from the coding sequence ATGCTGAAAAAAGATATGAATATCGCAGATTATGATCCGGAACTGTTTAAGGCAATTCAGAATGAAACTCTGCGTCAAGAAGAGCATATTGAGCTGATTGCTTCTGAAAACTACACCAGTCCACGCGTGATGGAAGCGCAAGGTTCACAGTTAACCAATAAGTACGCTGAAGGCTATCCAGGCAAGCGTTACTACGGTGGTTGTGAGTATGTGGACGTAGTTGAAACCTTAGCGATTGAACGTGCTAAAGAACTGTTTGGCGCAACTTACGCTAACGTACAACCTCATTCTGGTTCACAGGCAAACAGCGCTGTTTACATGGCATTGTTAAAACCTGGCGATACCGTGCTGGGCATGAACTTAGCCCACGGTGGTCACTTGACCCACGGTTCGCCCGTTAACTTCTCTGGCAAACTGTACAACATCATTCCTTACGGTATCGACGAGTCAGGTAAAATTGACTACGACGAAATGGAACGTCTGGCCGTAGAACATAAACCTAAGATGATGATCGGCGGTTTCTCTGCCTATTCTGGTATAGTTGACTGGGCAAAAATGCGTGAAATCGCAGATAAAATAGGTGCTTACCTATTTGTCGACATGGCGCACGTTGCTGGTCTTATTGCTGCTGGCGTTTATCCAAACCCTGTTCCACACGCACACGTTGTGACGTCAACGACCCACAAAACTTTAGCGGGTCCTCGTGGTGGTGTGATCCTGTCTGCTGCTGACGATGAAGACTTGTACAAGAAGTTGAATTCAGCGGTATTCCCAGGCGGACAAGGTGGCCCATTAATGCACGTTATCGCTGGTAAAGCGGTTGCGTTCAAAGAAGCCCTAGAGCCAGAATTTAAAGTGTACCAACAGCAAGTAGTTAATAACGCTAAAGCTATGGTTGAAGTGTTCCTTGAGCGCGGTTACAAAATCGTCTCTGGCGGAACCAGCAACCACTTGATGCTAGTTGATCTGATTGGTCGTGACTTAACCGGTAAAGAAGCCGATGCCGCCTTAGGTAGCGCTAACATTACCGTGAACAAAAACTCAGTGCCAAACGATCCACGTTCACCCTTTGTGACCTCAGGTGTGCGTATCGGTACGCCAGCCATTACGCGCCGCGGCTTTAAAGAAGCGGAATCGAAAGAGCTGACAGGCTGGATTTGTGACATCCTTGATGATGCAAGCAATCCTGCAGTGATTGAGCGTGTGAAGGGCCAAGTACTGGCACTGTGTGCACGTTTCCCTGTTTACGGCTAA
- the ettA gene encoding energy-dependent translational throttle protein EttA, whose protein sequence is MAQFVYSMLRVGKIVPPKKQILKDISLSFFPGAKIGVLGLNGSGKSTLLRIMAGIDTEIEGEARPMPGLKIGYLPQEPKLDLNQTVREAIEEAVAEAKNALTRLDAVYAAYAEPDADFDALAKEQGELEAIIQAQDAHNLDHILERAANALRLPDWDEKIEVLSGGERRRVAICRLLLEKPEMLLLDEPTNHLDAESVAWLEHFLQEYAGTVVAITHDRYFLDNAAGWILELDRGEGIPWEGNYSSWLEQKDARLKQESATESARQKTIAKELEWVRQGAKGRQSKGKARMARFEELNTNDYQKRNETNELFIPPGPRLGDKVIEVNNLTKSYGDRVLIDNLSFSVPKGAIVGIIGANGAGKSTLFRMLSGAETPDSGSIELGDTVQLASVEQFRDSMNDKNTIWEEISGGQDIMRINNMEIPSRAYVGRFNFRGGDQQKVIGTLSGGERNRVHLAKLLQAGGNVLLLDEPTNDLDVETLRALEEAILEFPGCAMVISHDRWFLDRIATHILDYRDEGQVNFYEGNYTEYSAWLKNTYGADVVEPHRLKYKRMIK, encoded by the coding sequence ATGGCTCAGTTTGTTTACAGCATGCTGCGGGTGGGTAAAATTGTTCCGCCTAAGAAGCAGATCCTTAAAGATATTTCTTTAAGCTTTTTCCCCGGCGCCAAAATTGGCGTACTCGGCCTCAACGGTTCAGGTAAGTCGACACTACTGCGCATTATGGCGGGTATCGACACCGAAATTGAAGGTGAAGCGCGCCCAATGCCGGGATTGAAAATCGGTTACCTGCCGCAGGAACCTAAACTCGATCTGAATCAAACCGTGCGTGAAGCGATTGAAGAAGCGGTTGCAGAGGCAAAAAATGCCCTGACTCGCCTCGATGCCGTTTACGCTGCCTACGCAGAGCCGGATGCAGATTTCGACGCCCTTGCCAAAGAGCAAGGTGAACTCGAAGCCATTATCCAAGCCCAGGATGCGCATAACTTAGATCATATCCTTGAGCGCGCAGCTAACGCCCTGCGTCTGCCAGATTGGGATGAAAAAATCGAAGTGTTATCCGGTGGTGAACGTCGCCGCGTAGCGATATGCCGATTGCTGCTTGAAAAGCCAGAAATGCTGTTACTGGACGAACCAACCAACCACTTGGATGCTGAATCTGTGGCGTGGCTTGAGCACTTCTTGCAGGAATATGCCGGTACTGTGGTCGCGATTACCCATGACAGATACTTCCTCGACAATGCCGCTGGCTGGATTTTAGAACTCGACCGCGGTGAAGGTATTCCGTGGGAAGGTAACTATTCTTCATGGCTTGAACAGAAAGACGCCCGTCTGAAGCAAGAATCTGCCACCGAAAGTGCTCGCCAAAAGACCATTGCCAAGGAATTGGAATGGGTACGCCAAGGTGCGAAAGGCCGTCAATCTAAGGGCAAGGCCCGTATGGCGCGCTTTGAAGAGCTGAACACTAACGATTACCAAAAACGTAACGAAACTAACGAGCTATTTATTCCGCCCGGACCACGTTTAGGTGACAAGGTTATTGAAGTGAATAACCTGACCAAGTCTTACGGTGACCGCGTACTCATCGACAACCTGTCGTTCTCTGTGCCTAAGGGCGCGATCGTCGGTATTATCGGTGCCAACGGCGCGGGTAAATCAACCCTGTTCCGCATGTTATCCGGCGCTGAAACGCCAGACAGCGGCAGCATTGAGCTGGGTGATACTGTGCAACTGGCATCGGTTGAGCAGTTCCGCGATTCAATGAATGATAAAAACACCATTTGGGAAGAAATCTCCGGTGGTCAAGACATCATGCGTATCAACAACATGGAAATCCCGAGCCGCGCCTATGTAGGCCGCTTCAACTTCCGTGGTGGCGATCAGCAAAAAGTTATCGGCACCTTGTCGGGTGGTGAACGTAACCGAGTACATTTAGCCAAACTGCTGCAAGCGGGCGGTAACGTCTTATTACTCGACGAACCCACCAACGACTTAGACGTTGAAACCCTGCGCGCACTGGAAGAAGCGATTCTGGAATTCCCAGGTTGCGCTATGGTGATTTCGCATGACCGTTGGTTCCTCGACCGTATCGCGACCCACATTCTGGATTACCGTGACGAGGGCCAAGTGAACTTCTACGAAGGTAACTACACAGAATACTCGGCATGGTTGAAGAACACCTATGGCGCCGATGTGGTTGAGCCACACCGCTTGAAATACAAGCGCATGATTAAGTAG
- the ribBA gene encoding bifunctional 3,4-dihydroxy-2-butanone-4-phosphate synthase/GTP cyclohydrolase II: MALHSIEEIIEDIRQGKMVILMDDEDRENEGDLIMAAEMVTPEAINFMAKYGRGLICQTMTKARCQQLNLPLMVTNNNAQFSTNFTVSIEAAEGVTTGISAHDRAVTVKAAVAKEAKASDLVQPGHIFPLMAQDGGVLTRAGHTEAGCDLARLAGLEPSGVIVEILNEDGTMARRPDLEIFSELHGIKIGTIAALIEYRNTKETTVVREAKCKLPTRFGEFDMVTFRDTIDNQLHFALVKGEVKSDCLVRVHLQNTFNDLLHSERDQQRSWPLEKAMERISAEGGVLVLLGNQEHPCEILSKVKAFEAEDQGQAPASAKWQGTSRRVGVGSQILASLGVTKMRLLSSPKRYHSLSGFGLEVTEYVAD, translated from the coding sequence ATGGCGCTGCACAGTATAGAAGAGATCATCGAAGATATTCGTCAAGGCAAAATGGTTATTTTGATGGATGACGAAGACAGAGAAAACGAAGGTGATTTGATCATGGCGGCCGAAATGGTAACGCCAGAAGCGATTAACTTTATGGCGAAATATGGCCGTGGACTCATTTGCCAGACCATGACCAAAGCCCGTTGCCAGCAGTTAAATCTGCCCTTAATGGTGACGAACAACAACGCCCAGTTCTCGACTAACTTTACAGTTTCTATTGAAGCAGCCGAAGGCGTGACTACCGGTATTTCGGCCCACGATCGCGCGGTAACGGTAAAAGCGGCCGTGGCTAAAGAGGCTAAAGCGTCTGATTTAGTGCAACCTGGGCATATCTTCCCGTTAATGGCACAGGACGGCGGCGTATTAACCCGCGCAGGCCACACTGAAGCCGGTTGTGATTTAGCCCGTCTTGCGGGACTTGAGCCATCGGGCGTTATCGTTGAGATTTTGAACGAAGACGGCACTATGGCACGCCGCCCAGATTTAGAGATTTTCTCCGAGTTGCACGGCATCAAAATCGGCACCATCGCGGCATTGATCGAGTATCGCAACACCAAAGAAACCACGGTTGTGCGTGAAGCTAAATGTAAACTACCGACCCGTTTCGGCGAGTTCGACATGGTGACTTTCAGAGACACTATCGACAATCAACTGCATTTTGCCTTAGTCAAAGGTGAGGTGAAGAGTGATTGTTTGGTGCGCGTGCATCTGCAAAACACCTTCAACGATTTACTCCATTCAGAGCGCGATCAGCAACGCAGCTGGCCACTCGAAAAGGCGATGGAGCGTATTTCAGCAGAAGGTGGCGTATTGGTTTTACTAGGGAATCAAGAACATCCCTGTGAAATCCTCTCTAAGGTGAAAGCCTTTGAAGCCGAAGATCAAGGCCAAGCGCCTGCTTCTGCAAAATGGCAGGGAACGTCGCGCCGTGTGGGTGTGGGTTCGCAAATCCTCGCTAGCCTTGGCGTGACTAAGATGCGCCTGCTCAGCTCGCCTAAACGTTACCATTCACTTTCGGGCTTCGGCCTTGAAGTGACTGAGTATGTGGCGGACTAA
- a CDS encoding riboflavin synthase, with protein MFTGIIEAVGTLRKLERKGDDIRLTVASGKLDLNDVRLGDSIATNGVCLTVVQQLADGYVADVSAETVSLTGFAHYKVGTKVNLEKAVTPTTRLGGHMVSGHVDGIAMVEQRLVRGQAIEFWLAAPAELGRYIAHKGSITIDGVSLTVNEVDGSRFRLTIVPHTAGETTLIDLQAGDMVNIEVDLIARYLERLMNYDGKDSKSGGVTMEMLARAGFVR; from the coding sequence ATGTTTACTGGGATTATTGAAGCCGTTGGCACCCTGCGCAAACTGGAGCGTAAAGGCGATGATATTCGTCTTACCGTGGCGAGCGGCAAACTGGATTTAAACGATGTGCGTTTAGGCGACAGTATTGCCACCAACGGCGTGTGCTTAACGGTTGTGCAGCAATTAGCCGACGGTTATGTGGCTGATGTCTCTGCCGAAACAGTGAGTCTCACCGGTTTTGCTCACTACAAAGTGGGCACTAAGGTGAATCTTGAAAAAGCCGTCACCCCAACCACACGCTTAGGCGGACACATGGTCAGCGGCCATGTAGACGGGATTGCTATGGTTGAGCAACGCCTAGTGCGTGGTCAAGCTATCGAGTTTTGGTTAGCCGCACCCGCAGAGCTTGGGCGTTACATTGCCCATAAAGGTTCCATCACCATTGATGGCGTGAGTTTGACGGTTAACGAAGTGGACGGTAGTCGATTCCGCCTGACCATAGTGCCGCATACCGCTGGTGAAACCACGTTAATCGACCTGCAAGCGGGCGATATGGTGAATATCGAAGTGGATTTAATCGCCCGTTATCTTGAACGCTTGATGAATTATGATGGCAAAGACAGCAAGAGCGGTGGTGTCACCATGGAAATGTTAGCCCGTGCTGGCTTTGTGCGTTAG
- the nrdR gene encoding transcriptional regulator NrdR — protein sequence MHCPFCSATDTKVIDSRLVAEGHQVRRRRECTECHERFTTFEGAELVMPRVIKRDGSRQPFDEEKLQGGMLRAVEKRPVSMDEIEQALSKIKSTLRATGEREVPSEMVGNLMMEQLMSLDKVAYIRFASVYRAFEDVSEFGEAIAKLQK from the coding sequence ATGCATTGTCCATTTTGCAGCGCGACAGATACTAAAGTCATCGATTCTCGATTAGTGGCGGAAGGCCATCAAGTGCGCCGTCGCCGAGAATGCACCGAATGCCATGAAAGATTTACCACCTTCGAAGGCGCCGAGTTAGTCATGCCTAGGGTGATTAAACGTGATGGTTCACGCCAACCCTTCGATGAAGAAAAACTCCAAGGTGGCATGCTGCGCGCCGTTGAAAAACGCCCCGTGTCTATGGATGAAATAGAGCAAGCGCTTAGCAAAATCAAATCGACCCTACGCGCCACTGGCGAGCGGGAAGTGCCCTCAGAAATGGTGGGTAACTTGATGATGGAGCAATTGATGAGCCTAGATAAAGTCGCCTACATACGTTTTGCTTCTGTGTACCGCGCCTTTGAAGACGTGTCTGAATTTGGTGAAGCCATCGCCAAACTGCAAAAGTAG
- a CDS encoding nuclear transport factor 2 family protein translates to MPMLNGISTGSLVSEPAQLSLIETARQTDANLALVKSSYEGSSSAENAKNLQHALASDARWTEAAGFPYAGTYVGFSAIATKVFARLETEWDNYRVDIEDYVAQGDKVFAFGTYSGTYVKTGKYFSARVAHLWKIHSGKIVSFEQFVDSHTVVNAM, encoded by the coding sequence ATGCCAATGCTTAATGGTATTTCAACAGGCTCATTAGTGAGTGAGCCTGCTCAGTTAAGTCTTATAGAAACAGCAAGGCAGACTGATGCGAATCTTGCACTGGTTAAAAGCAGCTATGAGGGAAGTAGCTCAGCCGAGAACGCCAAAAATCTTCAGCATGCCTTAGCGAGTGACGCACGCTGGACAGAGGCGGCAGGTTTTCCCTATGCGGGCACTTACGTAGGCTTTAGCGCGATAGCCACCAAGGTGTTCGCTCGCCTCGAAACTGAATGGGATAACTACCGCGTCGATATCGAAGACTATGTCGCCCAAGGCGATAAGGTTTTTGCCTTCGGCACTTATTCAGGTACCTATGTCAAAACGGGCAAGTATTTTAGCGCCCGAGTCGCCCATTTATGGAAGATACACAGCGGCAAAATCGTCAGTTTCGAACAGTTTGTCGATAGTCATACCGTCGTCAATGCCATGTAA